A single Tachypleus tridentatus isolate NWPU-2018 chromosome 9, ASM421037v1, whole genome shotgun sequence DNA region contains:
- the LOC143225698 gene encoding G protein-activated inward rectifier potassium channel 4-like, with protein MAMTKGCARSLSSNKFAVHASVNGRLLFKTKQSKILPGRHRKRLILKNGSTNVVAKNVEKRRQRYLQDLFITLVDIQWRWNLLIFSMGFIITWLVFAVIWWLINYSHGDFLHMNDTNWEHCVHNIKSFTSAFLFSLETQHTIGYGSRYVNEECPEAVFVLCLQSITGVMIQCFIVGMVFAKSSRPKKRQQTLMFSRNAIVCLRDGKLCLMFRVGNMRKSPVIGAQITLHLIKRKTTTEGEVILYYQSQLDIRHDSVSNSLFLSWPVVIIHEINQHSPLYAMSAEDFLKDKFELIAILEGTTESTGQSFQAKSSYLSREIVWGQRFEQIISYSKETGDFLVDYRKFNNTYETETPLCSAKQFYEFQKSFSVDCERYENHNMTREHLKNIGSLRTPFLDIIEGRSISSTE; from the coding sequence ATGGCCATGACAAAAGGATGTGCTAGAAGTCTATCTTCGAATAAATTCGCAGTACATGCAAGTGTTAACGGAAGACttttattcaaaactaaacaGTCGAAGATACTACCAGGCCGTCACAGAAAgagattaatattaaaaaatggaTCCACGAATGTCGTCGCTAAAAATGTTGAAAAGCGTCGACAGCGCTATCTTCAAGATCTTTTCATAACCTTAGTTGACATCCAGTGGAGATGGAACTTGTTGatattttcaatgggattcattaTTACGTGGTTGGTTTTTGCCGTTATCTGGTGGCTAATCAACTACTCCCACGGGGACTTTCTCCATATGAATGATACCAATTGGGAGCATTGCGTCCATAACATCAAGTCATTTACGTCAGCGTTCctgttttcattggaaactcagcATACCATAGGTTATGGTTCCCGTTATGTTAATGAAGAGTGTCCCGAAGCTGTCTTTGTTCTATGCCTTCAGTCTATCACTGGAGTTATGATTCAATGTTTTATTGTAGGCATGGTTTTTGCCAAATCTTCTCGTCCAAAGAAACGCCAACAAACTCTCATGTTCAGCCGGAATGCCATTGTATGTCTTCGTGATGGTAAACTTTGTCTTATGTTCCGTGTCGGTAACATGCGAAAGTCTCCTGTTATTGGTGCTCAAATCACTCTACACTTAATAAAGAGGAAAACGACAACAGAGGGCGAAGTTATCCTTTATTATCAATCCCAGTTAGATATTCGACACGACAGCGTCAGTAACAGCCTTTTTCTGTCATGGCCAGTGGTGATCATCCATGAGATTAATCAACATAGTCCACTATACGCTATGTCAGCTGAAGATTTTCTAAAAGATAAATTCGAGCTAATAGCTATTTTAGAAGGGACTACCGAGTCAACCGGTCAGTCGTTCCAAGCCAAGTCCTCTTATCTTTCTCGGGAGATTGTATGGGGTCAGCGTTTCGAGCAAATAATATCCTATAGTAAGGAAACTGGTGACTTTTTGGTCGACTACAGAAAATTTAACAATACCTATGAAACTGAAACTCCATTGTGCAGTGCTAAACAGTTCTACGAATTCCAGAAGTCTTTCAGCGTGGATTGTGAGAGGTACGAAAACCATAACATGACAAGAGAACACTTGAAAAACATAGGTTCACTCCGTACACCATTTCTTGACATTATAGAAGGTCGATCCATTAGTTCCACCGAGTAA